The Mycobacterium seoulense genome has a window encoding:
- a CDS encoding TetR/AcrR family transcriptional regulator: MTATVSKPEEPAGPAATAGDARQRILQTTIQCFCAYGYEKSSMKLISTKAGVSQTLLHYHFETKEKLFQAAIDDMAKRLFATASAQLPRGASVRDDLTEAANLMYALFIDNVDAVTFMVEFAAAANHNEFLRTAYVDYRDTQRRQLAGALRHIAGDDVPQRLIDESVRLFETVLLGMSMQRPFVSDTSGFRRDFDAFAQLLAARITEGLEPRR; this comes from the coding sequence TTGACCGCGACAGTGTCCAAGCCTGAGGAGCCCGCCGGCCCCGCGGCCACCGCCGGCGACGCCCGACAGCGAATCCTGCAGACGACGATCCAATGCTTCTGCGCGTACGGCTACGAAAAGTCCTCGATGAAGCTGATCTCGACCAAGGCCGGCGTCTCGCAGACGCTGCTGCACTATCACTTCGAGACGAAGGAAAAACTTTTCCAGGCGGCGATCGACGACATGGCGAAGCGATTGTTCGCCACGGCCTCCGCCCAACTGCCGCGCGGGGCGTCGGTGCGTGATGATCTGACCGAGGCGGCCAATCTGATGTACGCCCTGTTCATCGACAACGTCGACGCGGTCACGTTCATGGTGGAGTTCGCCGCAGCGGCCAACCACAACGAGTTTTTACGCACCGCGTATGTCGACTATCGCGATACTCAGCGTCGGCAGCTCGCCGGGGCGCTTCGCCATATCGCCGGTGACGATGTGCCGCAGCGCTTGATCGACGAGTCGGTGCGCCTCTTCGAAACCGTGCTGCTGGGCATGTCCATGCAGCGCCCCTTTGTTTCCGACACGTCGGGCTTTCGTCGCGACTTCGACGCGTTCGCCCAATTGCTCGCCGCCCGCATCACCGAAGGATTGGAACCCAGGCGATGA
- a CDS encoding polysaccharide deacetylase family protein, producing MRPKITLTFDNGPTPGVTDQVLDTLAQRQMSAIFFVVGENVRSPAGHRLLERAVRAGHRIGNHSLTHGRPLGELSPAETIREIGGLQELLDDLGDVDRYFRPWGTEGALERRCLNQTAIDYLLAEKFTCVLWNSVPRDWADPRGWVSPALADARNQQHTVVVLHDLPTGAMERLPRFLDDLTDSGLEVTTDLPDDCVPIVRGEMRTPVDHLTAV from the coding sequence ATGAGACCCAAGATCACCTTGACCTTTGACAACGGCCCGACCCCCGGCGTCACGGACCAGGTTCTCGACACCCTCGCGCAGCGTCAGATGTCCGCCATCTTCTTCGTCGTCGGCGAGAACGTCCGCTCGCCGGCGGGGCATCGGTTACTCGAGCGAGCCGTGCGTGCGGGGCACCGGATCGGCAATCACTCCTTGACCCACGGCCGACCTCTCGGCGAGCTCTCCCCGGCGGAGACCATTCGCGAAATCGGCGGCTTGCAAGAGCTGTTGGACGATCTCGGCGATGTCGATCGCTACTTCAGACCGTGGGGAACGGAGGGCGCACTCGAACGGCGCTGCCTGAATCAGACGGCGATCGACTACCTCCTCGCGGAGAAGTTCACCTGCGTCCTGTGGAACAGCGTCCCGCGGGACTGGGCCGACCCCCGTGGATGGGTAAGCCCGGCGCTCGCCGATGCCCGCAACCAACAGCACACCGTGGTCGTACTGCACGACCTGCCCACAGGTGCGATGGAGCGTCTACCACGGTTCCTCGATGACCTCACCGATTCCGGCCTGGAGGTCACCACAGACCTGCCCGACGACTGTGTGCCGATCGTCCGCGGCGAGATGCGCACACCCGTCGATCACCTCACGGCGGTTTGA
- a CDS encoding FAD-binding oxidoreductase has product MSDMTARFSEIVGQHNLLTGDAIPEDYWHDEVLTKPAQRPAYVAKPASAEAVSQLLRAASDNKIPVTARGSGTGLSGAAIPRADGLLISFERMNAVLEVDTTNQVAVVQPGVTLTELDAATADAGLRYMVHPGEMSSSVGGNVGTNAGGMNAVKYGIARHNVLGLQAALPTGELIRTGGKIAKISTGYDLTQLIVGSEGTLALATEVTVKLHPRLEHNAAVLAPFADFDQVMTAVPKVVGSGLAPYILEYIDNVTMAALVHTQNLELGVPDSVRDSCDAYLVVALENRTADRLDEDVEKVGELLAELGAVDAYVLEGGSARKLIEAREKAFWTLKAVGADDLIDTVVPRGAMPKFLSAARGLAAAAGGGAAGCGHAGDGNVHLAIFCKDPATRKKLMTDIFALAMELGGAISGEHGLGRAKTPYFLELEDPVKVDLMRRIKQSFDPAGILNPDVVFAADA; this is encoded by the coding sequence ATGAGCGACATGACGGCGCGGTTCTCCGAGATCGTCGGCCAGCACAACCTGCTGACCGGCGACGCCATCCCCGAGGACTACTGGCACGACGAGGTGCTGACCAAGCCGGCGCAACGGCCGGCGTACGTCGCCAAACCGGCCAGCGCGGAAGCGGTTTCGCAGCTGCTCAGGGCCGCCTCGGACAACAAGATCCCGGTGACGGCCCGCGGGTCCGGGACCGGCCTCTCCGGCGCGGCGATCCCCCGGGCCGACGGGCTGCTCATCTCCTTCGAGCGCATGAACGCCGTCCTCGAGGTCGACACCACCAACCAGGTCGCCGTCGTCCAGCCCGGCGTCACCCTCACCGAGCTGGACGCGGCGACCGCTGACGCCGGCCTGCGCTACATGGTTCACCCGGGCGAGATGTCCTCCAGCGTCGGCGGCAACGTCGGCACCAATGCCGGCGGCATGAACGCGGTCAAGTACGGCATCGCCCGCCACAACGTGCTCGGGCTGCAGGCGGCGCTGCCGACCGGCGAGCTCATCCGCACCGGCGGCAAGATCGCCAAGATCTCCACTGGCTACGACCTCACCCAGCTCATCGTCGGCTCCGAGGGCACGCTGGCCCTGGCGACCGAGGTGACCGTCAAGCTGCACCCGCGGCTCGAGCACAACGCCGCCGTGCTCGCCCCGTTCGCCGACTTCGACCAGGTCATGACGGCGGTGCCCAAGGTCGTGGGCAGCGGCCTCGCGCCCTACATCCTGGAGTACATCGACAACGTGACGATGGCCGCCCTCGTCCACACCCAGAACCTCGAGCTCGGCGTCCCCGACAGCGTCCGCGACAGTTGCGACGCCTATCTGGTTGTGGCGCTTGAGAACCGGACCGCCGACCGGCTGGACGAGGACGTCGAGAAGGTGGGCGAACTGCTGGCCGAGCTGGGCGCCGTCGATGCCTATGTGCTGGAGGGGGGTTCGGCGCGCAAGCTGATCGAGGCGCGGGAGAAGGCGTTTTGGACGCTGAAGGCCGTCGGCGCCGACGACCTCATCGACACCGTGGTGCCGCGCGGCGCGATGCCGAAGTTCCTGTCCGCCGCGCGTGGTCTGGCGGCGGCGGCGGGCGGCGGAGCGGCGGGCTGCGGGCACGCCGGCGACGGCAACGTGCACCTGGCCATCTTCTGCAAGGACCCGGCCACCCGCAAGAAGCTGATGACCGACATCTTCGCGCTGGCAATGGAATTGGGCGGCGCGATCTCCGGCGAACACGGCCTGGGCCGCGCGAAGACCCCGTACTTCCTCGAGCTGGAAGACCCGGTCAAGGTCGACCTGATGCGCCGCATCAAGCAGAGTTTCGACCCCGCGGGCATCCTCAACCCCGACGTCGTGTTCGCGGCGGACGCCTAG
- a CDS encoding lysophospholipid acyltransferase family protein, whose product MSHSRTDSTDVDKWDRGLTEHVVALTRPIVKHYFRSEVRGLDNVPDGPSLVVGNHSGGLTTFDLSVFAVDYYDRFGYDRPLYALGFDTIFAGPAGDFLRRTGVIRATRENAAKALAAGAVVLVFPGGDFDVYRSTLQETTIDFGGRTGYITTALDANVPIVPAVSIGGQESQFFLSRGRWLARALGLTKLERKLFRTDILPISFGFPFGLSIVAPVNMPLPTKIVTEVLPPIDIARLAEVSDIKRLDAHVRWVMRKGLKELAAQRRFPVVG is encoded by the coding sequence ATGAGCCACAGCCGCACGGATTCGACCGACGTCGACAAATGGGACCGCGGTCTGACCGAACACGTCGTCGCCCTGACCCGCCCGATCGTCAAGCACTACTTCCGCTCCGAGGTGCGGGGCCTGGACAACGTCCCGGACGGACCGTCGCTGGTGGTCGGGAATCATTCCGGGGGTCTCACGACCTTCGACCTCTCGGTGTTCGCCGTCGACTATTACGACAGGTTCGGCTACGACCGCCCGCTCTACGCGCTAGGGTTCGACACCATCTTCGCCGGGCCGGCAGGTGACTTCTTGCGGCGCACCGGAGTGATCCGGGCGACGCGCGAGAACGCCGCCAAGGCGTTGGCCGCCGGTGCCGTCGTGCTGGTGTTCCCGGGCGGCGACTTCGACGTCTACCGGTCGACCTTGCAAGAGACCACCATCGACTTCGGCGGACGGACCGGCTACATCACCACTGCCCTAGACGCCAACGTCCCGATCGTTCCCGCCGTCTCGATCGGCGGGCAGGAAAGCCAGTTCTTCCTGAGCCGCGGCAGATGGCTGGCACGTGCGCTGGGGCTGACCAAGTTGGAGCGCAAGCTCTTCCGCACGGACATCCTGCCGATATCGTTCGGTTTCCCCTTCGGGCTCAGCATCGTGGCGCCGGTCAACATGCCGCTGCCCACCAAGATCGTCACCGAGGTGTTGCCGCCCATCGACATCGCCCGGCTCGCCGAGGTTTCCGACATCAAGCGGCTCGACGCGCACGTGCGGTGGGTGATGCGCAAGGGGCTCAAAGAGCTTGCCGCCCAACGCCGATTCCCGGTCGTCGGCTAG
- a CDS encoding TIGR03085 family metal-binding protein, producing MSRPALDAQERLALCSLFDELGPSAPTLIEGWTAADLAAHLVLREHDLVAGPCLVLPGRFQRFAERRRAALARRQDFASLVARIRSGPPIGFFRIGWVRALANLNEFFVHHEDLRRANGLGPRGLTPELDAALWRNVRRGGGFLSRRLDCGLVVEWVGTGERVTVLRGSPVASLSGPPGELLLYLFGRVGVAEVEVSGPPDAVAAVGRAHFGM from the coding sequence ATGTCCCGGCCGGCGCTGGACGCGCAGGAGCGCCTAGCGCTCTGCTCCCTGTTCGACGAGCTCGGGCCCTCCGCTCCCACGCTGATCGAGGGTTGGACCGCTGCTGATCTCGCAGCGCATCTGGTGCTGCGCGAACACGATCTCGTCGCCGGACCGTGCCTGGTTCTGCCCGGGCGCTTCCAACGGTTCGCCGAGCGGCGCAGGGCCGCATTGGCCCGGCGCCAGGATTTCGCGTCGCTGGTCGCGCGGATCCGTTCCGGTCCGCCGATCGGGTTCTTCCGCATCGGATGGGTGCGCGCGCTGGCGAACCTCAACGAGTTCTTCGTTCACCACGAGGACCTTCGCCGGGCGAATGGGCTCGGGCCACGCGGTCTGACGCCCGAGCTGGACGCGGCGTTATGGCGGAACGTGCGCCGCGGGGGTGGTTTTCTGAGTCGGCGGCTTGATTGTGGTCTTGTGGTCGAGTGGGTCGGCACCGGCGAGCGGGTGACGGTTTTGCGGGGCTCGCCGGTGGCCTCCCTGAGCGGTCCACCGGGTGAGCTGCTGCTGTATCTCTTCGGCCGGGTCGGCGTGGCGGAGGTCGAGGTGAGCGGGCCGCCCGACGCCGTCGCGGCGGTGGGCCGCGCGCACTTCGGGATGTGA
- the trxB gene encoding thioredoxin-disulfide reductase, which yields MTASDVRDVIVIGSGPAGYTAALYAARAQLAPVVFEGTSFGGALMTTTEVENFPGFREGITGPELMDRMREQALRFGADLRMEDVDSVCLQGPVKSVTTAEGETVRGRAVILAMGAAARYLGVPGEQELLGRGVSSCATCDGFFFRDQDIAVIGGGDSAMEEATFLTRFARSVTLVHRREEFRASRIMLERARADDKITILTNAAVAAVEGADTVSGLRVRDTVTGEESTLPVTGVFVAIGHDPRSALVRDVVDTDPDGYVLVQGRTTATSIEGVFAAGDLVDHTYRQAITAAGSGCSAAIDAERWLAEHEASSAAEQGDAAEIPGSDTDSAA from the coding sequence ATGACTGCCTCCGATGTCCGCGATGTCATCGTCATTGGTTCGGGTCCCGCGGGGTACACAGCGGCGTTGTATGCCGCGCGGGCGCAGTTGGCGCCCGTGGTGTTCGAGGGGACGTCGTTCGGTGGCGCGTTGATGACCACGACCGAGGTGGAGAACTTCCCCGGCTTCCGCGAGGGCATCACGGGCCCGGAGTTGATGGATCGGATGCGCGAGCAGGCGCTGCGGTTCGGGGCCGATTTGCGGATGGAAGACGTCGACTCGGTCTGCCTGCAGGGCCCGGTGAAGTCGGTGACGACGGCCGAGGGCGAGACGGTGCGGGGGCGAGCGGTGATCTTGGCCATGGGCGCGGCGGCCCGCTATCTGGGGGTGCCGGGTGAGCAGGAGCTGCTGGGCCGCGGGGTCAGCTCGTGTGCCACCTGTGATGGGTTTTTCTTCCGCGACCAGGACATCGCGGTGATCGGTGGTGGGGATTCGGCGATGGAGGAAGCGACCTTTCTGACCCGTTTTGCCCGCAGCGTCACGCTGGTGCACCGCCGCGAGGAATTCCGCGCCTCGCGGATCATGCTCGAGCGGGCGCGGGCCGACGACAAGATCACCATCCTGACGAATGCGGCCGTGGCGGCCGTGGAGGGTGCCGACACCGTCAGTGGGTTGCGGGTGCGCGACACCGTGACCGGCGAGGAATCCACCCTGCCGGTCACCGGGGTGTTCGTGGCGATCGGGCACGACCCGCGCTCGGCGCTGGTGCGTGATGTCGTGGACACCGACCCCGACGGCTACGTCCTGGTGCAGGGCCGCACCACCGCCACCTCGATCGAGGGGGTGTTCGCCGCCGGCGACCTGGTGGATCACACCTACCGCCAGGCCATCACCGCCGCCGGCAGCGGCTGCTCGGCGGCCATCGACGCCGAACGCTGGCTGGCCGAACACGAAGCCTCCAGCGCCGCCGAACAGGGCGACGCCGCCGAGATTCCCGGAAGCGATACCGACTCCGCCGCTTAG
- a CDS encoding nitrite/sulfite reductase, which translates to MTTAPPAKTRNEGQWALGNREPLNETEQIKHDDGPLNVRDRIINKYAKEGFESIEKSDLRMRFKWMGLYTQREQGYDGSWTGDENIDKLEAKYFMMRVRSDGKPMTAQTLRVLGQVSSEFARDTADIGDRENVQFHWLKIEDVPEVWRRLESVGLSSIEACGDCPRGIHGSPLAGDSLDEVLDPSPAIDEIIRRFMNNPDYANLPRKYKTAISGLQDVSHETHDVAFVGVNHPEHGPGMDLWVGGGLSTNPMMAQRVGVWVPLDEVPDVWEAVTKVFRDYGYRRLRAKARIKFLVKDWGVEKFREVMETEYLGRKMIDGPAPEPAKHPIDHVGVQKIKNGRNAVGVAAIAGRVSGTTLQAVADLMEKVGSDRARFSPFQKLIILDVPDDQVDFLVAELDKLGLPSNPSNWRKSTMGCTGIEFCKLSFAETRVRAQTLVPELEQRLADVNPKLDVPISVHLNGCPNSCARIQVADIGFKGQWIDNGDGTSVEGFQVHLGGGLGEESGFGRKLRQHKVTSAELGDYIDRVTRKFLEQRESGERFANWALRADEADLR; encoded by the coding sequence ATGACCACAGCACCTCCCGCCAAGACTCGCAACGAGGGCCAGTGGGCGCTGGGCAATCGCGAACCGCTCAATGAGACCGAGCAGATCAAGCACGATGACGGCCCACTGAATGTGCGCGACCGAATCATCAACAAATACGCCAAGGAAGGCTTCGAGAGCATCGAAAAGTCCGATCTGCGTATGCGGTTCAAATGGATGGGCCTGTACACCCAGCGCGAGCAGGGCTACGACGGCAGCTGGACCGGTGACGAGAACATCGACAAGCTCGAAGCGAAATACTTCATGATGCGGGTGCGCTCCGACGGCAAGCCGATGACGGCGCAGACGCTGCGCGTCCTGGGCCAGGTGTCGTCGGAGTTCGCCCGTGACACCGCCGACATCGGCGACCGCGAGAACGTCCAGTTCCACTGGCTCAAGATCGAGGACGTTCCCGAGGTGTGGCGCCGGCTCGAATCCGTCGGTCTGTCGAGCATCGAGGCCTGCGGTGACTGCCCCCGCGGCATCCACGGCAGCCCGCTGGCCGGCGACTCGCTCGACGAGGTGCTCGACCCCTCCCCCGCGATCGACGAGATCATCCGGCGGTTCATGAACAACCCCGACTACGCCAACCTCCCGCGCAAATACAAGACCGCGATCTCGGGCCTGCAGGACGTCTCCCACGAGACCCACGACGTCGCGTTCGTCGGCGTCAACCACCCCGAGCACGGGCCCGGCATGGACCTGTGGGTAGGGGGCGGCCTGTCGACCAACCCGATGATGGCCCAGCGGGTCGGCGTGTGGGTCCCGCTGGACGAGGTGCCCGACGTGTGGGAAGCGGTCACCAAGGTGTTCCGCGACTACGGCTACCGGCGGCTGCGCGCCAAGGCGCGGATCAAGTTCCTGGTCAAGGACTGGGGGGTGGAGAAGTTCCGCGAGGTCATGGAGACCGAGTACCTCGGCCGCAAGATGATCGACGGCCCAGCACCCGAGCCGGCCAAGCACCCCATCGACCACGTGGGCGTGCAGAAGATCAAGAACGGCCGCAACGCCGTCGGCGTCGCCGCGATCGCCGGGCGCGTCTCGGGCACCACCCTTCAGGCGGTGGCCGACCTGATGGAGAAGGTCGGCTCCGACCGGGCCCGCTTCAGCCCCTTCCAGAAGCTGATCATCCTCGACGTGCCCGACGACCAGGTCGACTTCCTGGTCGCCGAGTTGGACAAGCTGGGCCTGCCGTCGAACCCGTCGAACTGGCGCAAGAGCACGATGGGCTGCACCGGCATCGAATTCTGCAAGCTGTCGTTCGCCGAAACCCGGGTTCGGGCACAGACTTTGGTGCCCGAGCTAGAACAGCGCCTGGCCGACGTCAACCCCAAGCTCGATGTGCCGATCAGCGTCCACCTCAATGGCTGCCCGAACTCCTGCGCCCGAATCCAGGTCGCCGACATCGGGTTCAAGGGCCAGTGGATCGACAACGGCGACGGCACGTCGGTGGAGGGCTTCCAGGTTCACCTCGGCGGCGGTCTGGGCGAGGAGAGCGGCTTTGGACGAAAGCTGCGTCAGCACAAGGTCACCAGCGCCGAACTCGGCGACTACATCGACCGCGTGACGCGCAAGTTCCTGGAACAACGGGAAAGCGGCGAGCGTTTCGCCAACTGGGCGCTGCGCGCCGACGAGGCCGACTTGCGCTAG
- a CDS encoding phosphoadenylyl-sulfate reductase — protein MSEVVTNFTEEELRELAERGAAELEGGDAKDILRWADRHFGGPDGPRDWATCKWVVACNMQEAVTVSLAADVRPGVPVIFLDTGYHFAETLGTRDAVESVYDIHLLNVTPEHTVQEQDELMGKDLFARQPNECCRLRKVLPLRRALSGYAAWVTGLRRVESPTRANAPEIGYDESFGLVKVNPIVAWTDDDVQEYIERNGVLVNPLVDEGYPSIGCAPCTRKPAPGEDPRSGRWAGRNKTECGLHSS, from the coding sequence ATGAGCGAAGTGGTGACCAACTTCACCGAGGAAGAGCTGCGTGAGTTGGCAGAGCGCGGGGCGGCCGAGCTGGAAGGCGGGGATGCCAAGGACATCCTGCGCTGGGCCGACAGACACTTCGGTGGCCCCGACGGCCCACGCGACTGGGCCACCTGCAAGTGGGTCGTGGCGTGCAACATGCAGGAAGCGGTGACGGTCTCCCTCGCGGCCGATGTGCGGCCGGGCGTGCCGGTCATCTTCCTGGACACCGGCTACCACTTCGCCGAAACTCTGGGCACCCGCGACGCCGTCGAATCGGTCTACGACATCCACCTGCTGAACGTCACCCCGGAGCACACGGTGCAAGAGCAGGACGAGCTGATGGGTAAGGACCTGTTCGCCCGACAACCCAACGAGTGCTGCCGGCTGCGCAAGGTCCTGCCGCTGCGCAGGGCGCTGAGCGGTTACGCGGCCTGGGTCACCGGGTTGCGCCGGGTGGAGTCGCCCACCCGCGCCAACGCGCCGGAGATCGGCTACGACGAGTCGTTCGGGCTGGTCAAGGTGAACCCGATCGTAGCGTGGACCGACGACGACGTGCAGGAATACATCGAGAGGAACGGCGTGCTGGTCAACCCGCTCGTCGACGAGGGCTATCCGTCCATCGGCTGCGCCCCCTGCACCCGGAAGCCGGCCCCGGGCGAGGACCCGCGCAGCGGCCGCTGGGCGGGCCGAAACAAGACCGAATGCGGACTGCACAGCTCATGA